The Bacillus sp. SM2101 genome includes a region encoding these proteins:
- a CDS encoding DUF6018 family natural product bioysynthesis protein, whose translation MDVQIKGEGVAKRRKFVELRIPSTGKVEYFDCRTRNDKRALERALAFVQCAQERHGETLYWKFRGENMYRIGANHEICRTMKQNLQKTKEWLMEYFFDIA comes from the coding sequence ATGGATGTACAAATCAAAGGAGAAGGTGTAGCAAAGAGAAGGAAATTTGTTGAACTAAGGATTCCGAGTACAGGTAAAGTAGAATATTTTGATTGTCGTACTAGGAATGACAAAAGAGCTCTTGAAAGAGCACTAGCGTTTGTACAATGTGCTCAAGAAAGGCATGGGGAAACGTTATATTGGAAGTTCAGAGGAGAAAATATGTATCGTATTGGTGCAAACCATGAGATATGTAGAACCATGAAACAGAACCTTCAAAAAACAAAAGAATGGTTGATGGAGTATTTCTTTGATATTGCTTAA
- a CDS encoding LPD1 domain-containing protein, whose amino-acid sequence MSEKRITTVSKKQLFKENLEQKGLSVQLGELLQGTSIKVDEKDAFTKLLRAVKRKVNNQLEKMDVEEVTKYLDEISFGSCKVEIIDRLESINQYSQIELVSICAGIIKRRSKDIVKEIIEKYSPIEIGWKDCNGFRTGLSITNKPIKKNYHNTRRSFRSCNDYHYLFDLGSVIAETLVMNSLEQFAKRNEKMMQYLLTKKMIGDHPLPESLGKGVFIPKDDVFSKDVRIIIEECKLAEGLKIVESTYLDTYKKYFYISELEDFAINIRRGSFYKVVVKEFLSQLHFIKDKTDRQYSSRTDYARSFETKKQINKKQQEAMKDNAFLDRYQYVEIDNEVLFRDEVNKMNLTSNKTEKVFTFEDLEEEFVRFVNQVYVPFSEGSFRIKRLGKLRAAGVYYPHVNATIIDREHPESYSHELGHMLDYCLSDTPNAPVSESFAFRSIIDLYTEAVCDEVNELPDDHYFKKQWHGKSKFNKSYFIQPTEIFARSFELYLWNKGIRSSFLKKSYTEKPEYPQDVDYINRIAEYFNQLFSYCHSDAIPIKGRIIAISQAEPRLTHFEIKTCNEDNSRQLTLF is encoded by the coding sequence ATGAGTGAAAAACGTATAACTACAGTATCGAAAAAGCAGTTATTTAAAGAAAATTTAGAGCAAAAGGGGCTCTCAGTTCAATTAGGTGAATTGCTGCAAGGGACTAGTATAAAAGTAGATGAAAAAGATGCTTTTACAAAATTATTAAGGGCCGTTAAAAGAAAAGTAAATAATCAATTGGAAAAGATGGATGTAGAAGAAGTAACTAAATATCTTGACGAGATATCATTCGGTTCTTGTAAGGTTGAGATTATTGATAGATTAGAATCAATTAATCAATATTCTCAAATTGAATTGGTGTCTATATGTGCTGGTATTATAAAAAGAAGAAGTAAGGATATTGTAAAGGAAATTATAGAAAAGTACTCACCAATAGAGATAGGATGGAAAGACTGTAACGGCTTCCGAACAGGTCTTTCAATTACCAATAAGCCTATAAAGAAAAATTATCATAATACTCGTCGCTCTTTTCGTTCATGTAACGACTATCATTATTTATTTGATTTAGGTTCAGTGATAGCGGAAACGTTAGTTATGAACTCTCTCGAACAATTTGCGAAAAGAAATGAAAAGATGATGCAGTATCTACTTACAAAAAAAATGATAGGAGATCACCCGCTACCTGAAAGTTTAGGGAAAGGTGTATTTATTCCAAAAGACGATGTTTTTTCAAAAGATGTACGGATAATAATAGAAGAATGTAAGCTTGCTGAGGGATTAAAAATTGTTGAATCTACTTATCTGGATACCTATAAGAAGTATTTTTATATAAGTGAACTTGAAGATTTCGCTATTAATATTAGGAGAGGTTCATTTTATAAAGTTGTGGTAAAGGAATTTTTAAGTCAATTACATTTTATTAAGGATAAAACTGACCGCCAATATTCTTCTCGAACAGATTATGCGCGTAGTTTTGAGACAAAAAAACAAATAAATAAAAAACAACAAGAAGCTATGAAGGACAATGCATTTTTAGATAGATACCAGTATGTAGAAATAGATAATGAAGTATTATTTAGAGATGAAGTAAACAAAATGAATTTGACTAGTAATAAAACTGAAAAGGTATTTACTTTTGAGGATCTTGAAGAAGAATTTGTTCGCTTCGTTAACCAAGTATATGTTCCTTTTTCAGAGGGTAGCTTTCGAATAAAAAGATTAGGGAAATTACGTGCTGCAGGTGTCTATTATCCTCATGTGAATGCTACGATTATAGATCGTGAACATCCAGAATCTTATTCTCATGAGCTGGGGCATATGCTAGATTATTGCCTATCTGATACTCCTAACGCACCTGTATCAGAATCATTCGCTTTCAGATCTATAATTGATTTATATACAGAAGCGGTTTGTGATGAGGTTAATGAACTTCCTGATGATCATTATTTTAAAAAACAGTGGCATGGGAAGTCAAAATTTAATAAAAGCTATTTTATTCAACCAACAGAAATTTTTGCGAGATCTTTTGAACTATATTTATGGAACAAGGGTATTCGTTCTAGTTTTCTAAAAAAGTCTTATACGGAAAAACCAGAATATCCTCAAGATGTTGATTATATTAATAGAATTGCAGAGTATTTTAACCAACTTTTTTCTTACTGTCATAGTGATGCTATTCCTATAAAAGGTAGGATTATAGCTATTTCCCAGGCGGAACCAAGACTGACACATTTTGAAATTAAAACATGTAATGAAGATAATAGTAGACAGCTAACTTTATTTTAA